The following proteins are encoded in a genomic region of Vibrio taketomensis:
- a CDS encoding Gfo/Idh/MocA family protein translates to MIKLAIIGSNWITDQFIEAAIASGRYQLSAVYSRSLDKAQQFAQKYLAVNPNLQCFNDLELLGSSEDVDVVYIASPNALHAPQAIQMMQAGKHVICEKPLAANVTLAQQMFEVAKQNNVILYEAFMSTHLPNFKRLQQELHNIGNITKAFISYCQYSSRYPKYLAGENPNTFNPEFANGSIMDIGYYCIASAVALFGKPVNVKASAQILESGVDGSGSVILEYAGFEVAIQHSKVSDSYLPSEIQGEAGALQMHRISVAENLIKQMRGEQAEDISTEQHDNPMYYEALDFSEQFANNEMSVKAMERSLIVAELLTEIRHQTGVVFPLDQQ, encoded by the coding sequence ATGATTAAACTTGCGATTATCGGTTCCAACTGGATCACCGACCAATTTATTGAGGCCGCGATTGCTAGCGGCCGCTACCAACTGTCTGCCGTATACTCTCGTTCTTTAGATAAAGCCCAGCAATTTGCACAAAAGTATCTGGCAGTTAACCCTAATTTGCAGTGTTTCAACGACCTCGAATTGCTAGGGAGCAGTGAGGACGTTGATGTGGTTTATATCGCGAGTCCGAATGCTTTACATGCTCCGCAAGCAATACAAATGATGCAAGCTGGTAAGCATGTTATTTGTGAGAAACCATTAGCGGCAAACGTGACGTTGGCACAGCAAATGTTTGAAGTTGCTAAGCAAAACAATGTGATTTTGTATGAAGCGTTTATGTCTACGCATTTACCTAACTTCAAGCGACTTCAACAAGAGTTACACAACATTGGCAACATAACCAAAGCGTTTATCAGTTATTGCCAATACTCCTCTCGTTACCCCAAATATCTGGCGGGTGAAAACCCGAACACCTTTAATCCTGAATTTGCTAATGGTTCAATTATGGATATCGGTTATTACTGCATTGCTTCAGCCGTTGCATTGTTCGGCAAGCCCGTAAATGTAAAAGCTAGCGCGCAGATACTCGAATCCGGGGTGGATGGAAGTGGCAGTGTCATACTCGAATACGCAGGCTTTGAAGTGGCTATTCAGCATTCTAAAGTCAGTGATTCTTACCTACCTAGCGAGATTCAAGGTGAAGCAGGGGCGCTTCAGATGCATCGCATTTCGGTTGCAGAGAACCTCATCAAGCAAATGCGAGGCGAGCAGGCTGAGGACATTTCTACCGAGCAACATGATAATCCGATGTATTACGAAGCACTCGATTTTTCTGAGCAATTTGCCAATAATGAAATGAGTGTGAAAGCGATGGAGCGTTCGCTTATCGTCGCCGAATTATTGACTGAGATTCGTCACCAAACAGGTGTCGTTTTTCCCCTAGATCAGCAATAA